The following proteins are encoded in a genomic region of Triticum dicoccoides isolate Atlit2015 ecotype Zavitan chromosome 1B, WEW_v2.0, whole genome shotgun sequence:
- the LOC119350318 gene encoding rhomboid-like protein 11, chloroplastic, translating to MAQQLLLLLPAPSGTFSKPLPSPAPSLPRRHIRQIKTLYLYHAFPSWNHLSSNLFFVYIFGKLVEEEEGNFALWMSYILTGAGANLISWLVLPTSSVSLGASGAVFGLFTISVLVKMSWDWRKILEVLILGQFVVDKVMEAARATTITGAALQVNNIAHVSGALIGAALVFVINRIPLSSNDDNPKASKDNKDKRS from the exons ATGGCGCAGCAGCTGCTGCTTCTCCTACCCGCGCCTTCGGGGACGTTCTCGAAGCCACTCCCTTCCCCTGCCCCCTCCCTGCCCCGGCGCCAT ATCCGGCAGATAAAGACACTCTACCTGTACCATGCATTCCCGTCTTG GAATCACCTTTCAAGCAATCTGTTCTTTGTGTACATTTTTG GAAAGCTTGTGGAAGAGGAGGAAGGTAACTTTGCACTGTGGATGTCTTATATTTTGACCGGTGCTGGAGCAAACTTGATTTCATGGTTAGTTCTTCCAACGTCGTCTGTGTCGCTTGGAGCATCTGGGGCTGTTTTTGGCCTTTTCACAATTAGTGTACTAGTAAAG ATGTCCTGGGACTGGAGAAAGATTCTTGAGGTCCTTATCCTTGGTCAATTTGTTGTTGACAAG GTCATGGAAGCTGCACGTGCAACTACCATAACAGGCGCAGCACTTCAAGTAAACAACATTGCCCATGTCTCGGGTGCTTTGATTGGTGCTGCGTTAGTATTTGTGATCAACAGAATCCCCTTATCATCTAATGATGATAACCCAAAGGCTTCAAAGGATAACAAGGACAAAAGAAGTTAA